The DNA window GCTTAAGGGCGATATTCCCTTTAGACCTTCCATCTTGTTATGTCTATATTATGATTGTCATAATTTTAAGCTTCATTGAATGGGGAGGGATTGCAAGGGTAATAAGGGGAATGGTTTTGTCAATAAGAGAAAAGGAGTTTATATTGGCAGAAAAAGCCATTGGTGCATCATCTTTAAGAATAATTATATCCCATATTCTTCCAAATACCCTATCCTATGCAATTGTTGCTGCTTGTCTTTCTATTCCATCATATATCCTTTCTGAATCTGCCCTATCTATGATAGGGCTTGGAATAAATGAGCCGTTTCCATCTTGGGGAAATATGCTCTCTCGAGCAATGGATTACTCTGTTTTATCCTCCTGCTTTTGGATACTATCCCCAGGGTTTCTTATTTTTATCTGTGTCTTGTCTTTTAACCTTTTATCTGATGGCTTAAGAGATGCATTTGACCCGAGGGCTGTTTTTTAAAAAATGGACAAAATATCTTTTTGAATTTATACTTGAATAATGAAAATAGGGGTCCTTTCTGATTCCCACAAGAACCTTTTGTATTTAAGAAAAGCCCTGGAGCTTCTTTTGAAAGAAAATGTCTCCTTCCTTATCCATCTTGGCGATGATTATTCTGACACAAAGATACTTGATGAATACCCCATAGCAAATATTAAGGTTCCTGGTGTATTTGATCCTGAATATAAAGATAGCAATATAAAAAATAGGAGGATTGAAGAAATAGCTGGGTTTTATTTCTTAATCTCCCATACAAAAACCTCGCATAAAAACGACCAGAGCACAGACCTTATTCCAGAGGATATAATTAGTAATGGAGGGATTGATATTGTTTTGTTTGGACACACACATCTTTATGAGATAAAGAAAGAAAACGAAATTATATTTTTTAATCCAGGACACCTTCAAGAAATAGATGCAAAGGGAAGAAGCGCAACCTATGGAATTTGTGAAATAAATGATGAAATTATATTCTCTATTCATTCCCTTGATGGAAATTGCCTTCTTAAAGAAGCCTTTCCCAAATGCAAAAGAGGATAATCATCCTCAATCAAAAAGGAGGGGTTGGAAAAACAACAACATCCGTTAATCTTTCCGCATCTTTAGCCTTGCTTGGAAAAAAGGTTTTGCTTATTGATATTGATCCACAGGGAAATTCCACATCAAGCTTTGGGATTGATAAAAGAAAGGTAAACCCAAATATCTATGATGTGCTTCTTGAAAGGGAAAAAATAGAAAATACAATCCTGCCTACAGGAATAGAAAACCTCTTTCTTGCCCCCTCAAATATATCTCTGGCAGGAGCAAGGATTGAGCTTGTCAATCTTTCCAATAGGGAAAAAAGGCTTAAAGATGCTATTTCCGGGCTTTTAAGCTATGATTACATATTTATTGACCCTCCGCCATCTTTAGGAATTCTCACCCTAAACGGGCTTCTTGCCTCTTTTTCCATTATTATTCCCATTATGATTTCATATTATGCCCTAGAGGGGCTTGTTGAGCTTCTTGAAATGATAAAGAGGGTAAAGAAAAGCTTTAATCCGAGTTTTTCTATTGAGGGTGTTTTAATAACAATGTTTAACTCAAGAACAAGGCTTTCTTATGAAATCTTTGAGGAGGTAAAAAAACATTTTAAGGATAAACTTTACAAAACCATTATTCCTAATAATATAAGGCTTGCTGAAGCACCATCCTATGGAAAACCTGCTATTCTATATGATAAGGCATCAAAGGGTGCTTTAAGCTATTTTGAGCTTGCAAAGGAAATAATAGAGCAAAACATATAGAATTTAGGTATCTACTTTACCTTTTGACAAGTGAACAATAAACCATAAATCCTAAAGTCCATCTAATAAATCCAAATATCTTATAGATTATCCTACTGCATTGTAACGCAAATTATTAAAGGAAAGAAATTCAATTAAAAATTAGCAATGCAAAACTCAAAATGCAAAATGAACTTTACGGTAATTTTGAATTGATAATTGCTAATTTTGCACTGGACATTAAAATTACTCCTTCGTGGTCTTTCATTCTCTTTCATAACTATTCTCTACTCCCTATTCCCTACTCCCTATTTCACAATTCCAATCTTTCCTGTTTTCTTTCCTCCTCCTCCTTCGGTAATGGTTATAGATATAGATGCCAGAGGCAATGTTTTCTGGAACTTCCCATATCTCTGGGCATTTTTCTACATC is part of the bacterium genome and encodes:
- a CDS encoding YfcE family phosphodiesterase; amino-acid sequence: MKIGVLSDSHKNLLYLRKALELLLKENVSFLIHLGDDYSDTKILDEYPIANIKVPGVFDPEYKDSNIKNRRIEEIAGFYFLISHTKTSHKNDQSTDLIPEDIISNGGIDIVLFGHTHLYEIKKENEIIFFNPGHLQEIDAKGRSATYGICEINDEIIFSIHSLDGNCLLKEAFPKCKRG
- a CDS encoding ParA family protein, with translation MQKRIIILNQKGGVGKTTTSVNLSASLALLGKKVLLIDIDPQGNSTSSFGIDKRKVNPNIYDVLLEREKIENTILPTGIENLFLAPSNISLAGARIELVNLSNREKRLKDAISGLLSYDYIFIDPPPSLGILTLNGLLASFSIIIPIMISYYALEGLVELLEMIKRVKKSFNPSFSIEGVLITMFNSRTRLSYEIFEEVKKHFKDKLYKTIIPNNIRLAEAPSYGKPAILYDKASKGALSYFELAKEIIEQNI